Proteins found in one Labrenzia sp. VG12 genomic segment:
- the mtaB gene encoding tRNA (N(6)-L-threonylcarbamoyladenosine(37)-C(2))-methylthiotransferase MtaB, whose protein sequence is MSVDVVTFGCRLNSYESEVMKREAEAAGLKDAILINTCAVTNEAVRQARQAVRKAKRDNPDARVIVTGCAAQTETETFSSMEEVDLVLGNTEKLERKSYSDVAAFGISETEKVRVNDIMSVEETAGHLIDGLTGRARAFVQVQNGCDHRCTFCIIPYGRGNSRSVPMGVVTDQIKRLVANGYNEIVLTGVDITSYGADLPGTPKLGTLTAKILKVVPELKRLRLSSIDSIEADDDLMRVIAEDERLMPHFHLSLQAGDDMILKRMKRRHLRADTIRFCDEVRRMRPDVVFGADIIAGFPTETDEMFENSLKIVDDCGLTHLHVFPFSPRPGTPAARMPQLPRNVVKDRGARLRAKGAEALAAHLSAEVGKIRPVLIEKEGLGRTEQFTQVELTGGSAGEIVETRIIGHTGRHLLGEALSRAA, encoded by the coding sequence ATGAGCGTCGATGTCGTTACATTCGGCTGCCGGCTCAATTCCTACGAGTCGGAGGTGATGAAGCGCGAGGCGGAGGCTGCCGGCCTCAAGGACGCCATCCTGATCAACACCTGTGCCGTCACCAACGAGGCTGTCCGTCAGGCCCGCCAGGCCGTGCGCAAGGCCAAGCGCGACAATCCGGATGCGCGCGTCATCGTGACCGGCTGTGCCGCACAGACGGAAACCGAAACCTTCTCGTCCATGGAGGAAGTCGATCTGGTGCTCGGCAACACCGAAAAGCTGGAGCGCAAGTCCTATTCGGACGTCGCGGCCTTCGGCATCTCGGAAACCGAGAAGGTGCGCGTCAACGACATCATGAGTGTCGAGGAGACCGCCGGTCACCTGATTGACGGTCTGACCGGCCGCGCAAGGGCCTTTGTCCAGGTCCAGAACGGCTGCGACCACCGCTGCACCTTCTGCATCATCCCCTATGGCCGTGGCAATTCCCGCTCCGTTCCGATGGGCGTCGTCACCGACCAGATCAAGCGTCTCGTCGCCAACGGCTACAACGAGATCGTCCTGACCGGCGTCGACATCACCTCTTACGGTGCGGACCTGCCGGGCACGCCGAAGCTCGGCACACTGACCGCGAAAATCCTGAAAGTTGTTCCAGAGCTGAAACGGCTGCGTCTTTCCTCGATCGACTCCATCGAGGCGGATGACGACCTGATGCGGGTCATTGCCGAGGATGAACGGCTGATGCCGCATTTCCACCTGTCGCTCCAGGCCGGTGACGACATGATCCTGAAACGCATGAAACGTCGGCACCTGCGAGCCGACACGATCCGCTTCTGCGATGAAGTCCGGCGCATGCGCCCCGATGTGGTTTTCGGGGCCGACATCATTGCCGGTTTCCCGACCGAAACCGACGAAATGTTCGAGAACTCGCTGAAGATCGTCGACGATTGCGGTCTGACCCATTTGCATGTCTTTCCGTTCTCGCCGCGCCCGGGCACCCCGGCGGCGCGCATGCCGCAACTGCCGCGCAACGTGGTCAAGGACCGTGGCGCCCGGCTTCGCGCCAAGGGTGCCGAGGCGCTGGCTGCGCATCTGTCGGCGGAAGTCGGCAAGATCCGGCCGGTGTTGATTGAAAAGGAAGGCCTGGGACGAACCGAACAGTTCACGCAGGTCGAATTGACCGGCGGCAGCGCCGGAGAGATTGTCGAAACGAGAATTATCGGCCATACCGGTCGCCATCTGTTGGGCGAAGCGCTTTCCAGGGCCGCGTGA
- the ftsY gene encoding signal recognition particle-docking protein FtsY, whose protein sequence is MSEKKRGFLGRLFGGKDKPEEQVEPDTAAVPEAPAEEPAKDDPTLDTEMEVRPVAALNEPFEAMPLEAGLPLGPDIPALNDPLPGDILPTDVSMDAETDPVIEPPIEPEPAAEEPKQSWFQRLKSGLSRSSASLTEGITSIFTKRKLDATMLEELEDILIQADLGVDTAMAITDRLSDGRYNKEISPEEVREILSEEVEKVLEPVAHPLNLDTGKKPHVVLMVGVNGTGKTTTIGKLSQKLRSEGKSVMLAAGDTFRAAAVEQLKIWGERTGAEVIARDTGADAAGLAFDAMKAAREQDVDVLLIDTAGRLQNKAELMDELEKVIRVIKKHDPDAPHTVLLTLDATTGQNALNQVEIFGKVAGVTGLVMTKLDGTARGGILVAIAAKHGLPVHFIGVGEGVEDLEPFSAKDFASAIAGLA, encoded by the coding sequence ATGAGCGAGAAAAAACGCGGGTTTCTGGGACGGCTGTTCGGCGGCAAGGACAAGCCGGAAGAGCAGGTCGAACCGGATACGGCAGCAGTTCCCGAAGCTCCCGCTGAAGAGCCTGCCAAGGACGACCCCACCCTCGACACCGAAATGGAAGTCCGTCCGGTTGCCGCGCTGAACGAACCGTTCGAGGCAATGCCGCTGGAAGCGGGGCTGCCGCTCGGACCGGATATCCCTGCACTCAATGATCCGTTGCCCGGAGACATTCTTCCGACAGACGTGTCCATGGATGCCGAAACGGACCCGGTGATCGAACCGCCGATCGAGCCCGAGCCGGCAGCGGAAGAACCGAAACAGTCCTGGTTCCAGCGCCTCAAGAGCGGCCTGTCGCGCTCGTCTGCCTCCCTGACCGAAGGCATTACCTCGATCTTCACCAAGCGCAAGCTTGATGCCACCATGCTGGAGGAGCTGGAGGATATCCTGATCCAGGCCGATCTCGGCGTCGACACGGCCATGGCGATTACGGACCGGCTCTCCGACGGGCGCTACAACAAGGAGATCTCGCCGGAGGAAGTTCGCGAGATCCTCTCCGAAGAGGTCGAAAAGGTCCTGGAACCGGTCGCGCATCCGCTCAATCTCGACACCGGCAAGAAGCCGCATGTGGTGCTGATGGTCGGCGTCAACGGCACCGGCAAGACCACCACCATCGGCAAGCTCAGCCAGAAACTGCGCTCCGAGGGCAAATCGGTGATGCTGGCAGCCGGTGACACGTTCCGCGCGGCAGCCGTCGAGCAGCTGAAGATCTGGGGCGAGCGTACAGGTGCCGAGGTCATCGCCCGCGACACCGGTGCCGATGCCGCCGGCCTTGCCTTCGACGCCATGAAGGCTGCCAGGGAACAGGACGTCGACGTTCTTCTGATCGATACCGCCGGCCGGTTGCAGAACAAGGCCGAGCTGATGGATGAACTGGAAAAGGTCATCCGCGTGATCAAGAAACACGATCCCGATGCGCCGCACACGGTTCTCCTGACCCTGGACGCCACAACGGGTCAGAACGCGCTCAACCAGGTCGAGATCTTCGGCAAGGTTGCCGGCGTCACCGGCCTTGTCATGACCAAGCTCGACGGCACCGCCCGCGGCGGCATCCTGGTGGCGATTGCCGCCAAACACGGCCTGCCCGTTCATTTCATCGGGGTCGGTGAGGGTGTTGAGGATCTGGAGCCGTTTTCGGCGAAGGATTTTGCCAGCGCGATTGCAGGTTTGGCCTAG
- a CDS encoding cupin domain-containing protein — translation MTVSQDLTADQVVSLLNMQPHPEGGHYVETFRDPVTDESGRAASTLIYFLLPEGVLSRWHKVDAVETWHWYAGAPLELSISSDSGPKEVLTLGSDLLAGQRPQGIVPRDGWQQARSLGAWTLVGCTVAPGFQFEGFVMAAEGWEPGQ, via the coding sequence ATGACCGTTTCCCAGGACCTGACGGCAGATCAGGTCGTTTCCCTCCTGAACATGCAGCCGCATCCCGAAGGTGGACACTATGTCGAAACCTTCCGGGATCCCGTCACGGACGAGAGCGGGCGGGCCGCATCGACACTGATCTATTTCCTGCTTCCGGAAGGTGTTCTGTCACGCTGGCACAAGGTGGATGCGGTGGAGACCTGGCACTGGTATGCGGGGGCGCCCCTGGAACTGTCGATAAGTTCCGATAGCGGCCCGAAAGAAGTGCTGACACTTGGCAGCGACCTTCTGGCAGGACAGCGCCCGCAGGGCATTGTGCCGCGCGACGGCTGGCAACAGGCACGTTCGCTCGGTGCCTGGACGCTGGTCGGCTGCACCGTGGCGCCCGGATTTCAGTTCGAAGGGTTTGTCATGGCGGCGGAGGGCTGGGAGCCGGGACAGTGA
- the gloB gene encoding hydroxyacylglutathione hydrolase, with amino-acid sequence MALRDTTEIHQFTCLDDNFGVLVHDTETGTTIGIDVPHAVAYEQALEQTGWTLSHILITHHHWDHVQGLGELKQKTGATVIGPERSRQKIAELDRTVEDDDDVLCGPYEIKAIATPGHTLDQISWYIPSISMAHTGDTLFSLGCGRVFEGDKEMMWSSLSKLIRKLPDDTVIYCGHEYTEANARFALTIEPDNAELKARADEVMALRARRAPTLPTTMAVEKATNPFLRAGEASVAAALGMEGRSATEIFTEIRTRKDNA; translated from the coding sequence ATGGCCTTGCGCGACACAACCGAAATCCATCAGTTCACCTGCCTCGACGACAATTTCGGCGTGCTGGTGCATGATACGGAGACCGGCACAACGATCGGCATCGACGTGCCGCATGCCGTTGCCTATGAACAGGCTCTGGAGCAGACGGGCTGGACGCTCAGCCACATTCTGATCACCCACCATCACTGGGATCATGTTCAGGGCCTGGGCGAGCTCAAGCAGAAAACCGGCGCCACCGTCATCGGACCCGAGCGGTCACGCCAAAAGATTGCCGAGTTGGACCGCACCGTCGAAGACGATGATGATGTCCTGTGCGGCCCCTATGAAATCAAGGCGATTGCAACGCCCGGACACACGCTCGATCAGATCTCCTGGTACATTCCGTCGATTTCCATGGCTCATACAGGCGACACCCTGTTCTCGCTCGGTTGCGGCCGGGTGTTTGAGGGGGACAAGGAGATGATGTGGTCATCGCTGTCGAAGCTGATCCGGAAACTGCCGGACGACACGGTGATCTATTGCGGCCATGAATATACCGAGGCCAATGCCCGATTTGCCCTGACGATCGAACCGGACAATGCCGAGCTGAAAGCCCGTGCGGACGAGGTCATGGCCCTTCGTGCCAGACGGGCACCGACCCTGCCGACCACGATGGCGGTCGAGAAAGCGACCAACCCTTTCCTGCGTGCCGGCGAAGCGTCGGTTGCCGCCGCCCTCGGCATGGAAGGCAGATCCGCGACGGAGATCTTTACCGAGATCCGGACCCGCAAGGATAATGCCTGA